GCACGGTCCTCACCTGGTCCTTCCGGGGGCCGTGGTGCCGGTCAGGCTCCGACGACCCGTCGTCCTTCGAACGCCCGGCCGAGGGTGACCTCGTCGGCGTACTCCAAGTCTCCCCCGACGGGCAGGCCCGACGCCAGACGGGAGACGGTCACACCCATGGGGGCGATGAGGCGGGACAGGTAGGTGGCGGTGGCCTCGCCCTCGACGTTGGGGTCGGTGGCGAGGATGACCTCGGTGACGGTGCCGTCGGCGAGCCGGGTGAGGAGCTGGCTGATGCGCAGGTCGTCGGGGCCGACGTTCTCCAGCGGGTTGATGGCGCCGCCGAGCACGTGGTACCGGCCGCGGTACTCACGGGTGCGTTCGACGACGACGACGTCCTTGGGCTCCTCGACGACGCAGATGACGTCGTCGGCGCGGCGCGGGTCGGCGCAGACGCGGCACTGCGCGGACTCGGCGACGTTCCCGCACGTCTCGCAGAACTGGACGCGCGCCTTGACCTGCGTGAGCGCCTCGACGAGGCGGCGGACGTCGGCCGCGTCGGTGGCGAGCAGGTGGAACGCGATCCGCTGCGCGCTCTTGGGCCCGACGCCGGGCAGCCGGCCGAGCTCGTCGATCAGGTCCTGGACCGCGCCTTCGTACACGTCCTCAGCCTACGGCCCGCCGGTGACGCCGGTGCACGCGGCGCGCGTGACGCTCGCCGCCGACCGTCCGCGCCCCCGGCCGTCGGGCGCCCGTCACACCCAGCCCTGGGCGCGGGCGATCCGCACCGCCTCGTGCCGGTTGGCGACGCCCAGCTTGGCCACCGCCGACGACAGGTAGTTGCGCACCGTGCCCGGCGCGAGCGCGGCGCGGGCCGCGATCTCCTCGACGGGGGCGCCGTCGGCGGCGAGCTCCAGGACGTCGGCCTCCCGAGCGGTCAGCGGCGAGTCCCCGGCGGCGATGGCGTCGGCCGCGAGCTCGGGGTCGACGTACCGGCCGCCGGCCGCGACCTGCCGGACGGTGTCCGCGAGCACGGTGGCGGGCACGGACTTGGGCAGGAACCCGCGCACCCCGGCGCCGAGCGCCTTCTTGAGGTGGCCGGGACGCCCGTGCCCGGTGACGATGACGACCCCGCACCCCGGCTGCCCCGCCAGGACGGCCTCCGCGACCTCGATGCCGTCCGCGCCGGGCATCTGCAGGTCGAGCACGGCGACGTCGGGCCGCTCCCGCTGCACGACGGCCACCGCCTCGGGCCCGGTGCCCGCCACCGCGACGACCTCCAGGTCGTCCTCCAGGTCGAGCAGGCGGGCGACGGCGTCCCGGATGAGGGTCTCGTCGTCGGCGAGGACGATGCGGATCATGCGGCGGCTCCGGCGGGGACGCGGGCGGTCAGGGTGAAGGAGTCGCCGGGGGCGGCGGCGTCGAGGGTGCCGCCGACGGCGGCGAGGCGTTCCCGCAGGCCCGTCAGGCCCGTCCCGGCGGACGGCCCGGGGCGGACCGTGGACGCACCGGCGGGCGCCGCGCCGTCGTTCTCCAGGCGCAGGACGACGGCGTCGCCGTCACGGTCGAGGTCGAGACGGCAGCGGGTGGCGCGCGAGTGCCGCACCACGTTGGTCACGCCCTCGCGCACGACCCAGGCGAGCGCCTCCTGGCGCGCCGGGTCCAGGGCGGGCACGTCC
This Isoptericola jiangsuensis DNA region includes the following protein-coding sequences:
- the recR gene encoding recombination mediator RecR; translation: MYEGAVQDLIDELGRLPGVGPKSAQRIAFHLLATDAADVRRLVEALTQVKARVQFCETCGNVAESAQCRVCADPRRADDVICVVEEPKDVVVVERTREYRGRYHVLGGAINPLENVGPDDLRISQLLTRLADGTVTEVILATDPNVEGEATATYLSRLIAPMGVTVSRLASGLPVGGDLEYADEVTLGRAFEGRRVVGA
- a CDS encoding response regulator transcription factor is translated as MIRIVLADDETLIRDAVARLLDLEDDLEVVAVAGTGPEAVAVVQRERPDVAVLDLQMPGADGIEVAEAVLAGQPGCGVVIVTGHGRPGHLKKALGAGVRGFLPKSVPATVLADTVRQVAAGGRYVDPELAADAIAAGDSPLTAREADVLELAADGAPVEEIAARAALAPGTVRNYLSSAVAKLGVANRHEAVRIARAQGWV